One genomic region from Amycolatopsis sp. FBCC-B4732 encodes:
- a CDS encoding DNA-formamidopyrimidine glycosylase family protein, which produces MPEGDTVYLVGKRFDKALAGKTLLRGEFRVPQLATVDLAGREVLGVGTVGKHLFTRFSGDLTLHSHLMMDGMWDVYAAGAKWRRPGHHARVVFTAADVQVIGFRVHDLRIVATPKEHDLVAHLGPDLLDPQWTEEHAARAVANLTAAPERELGLALLDQRVMAGVGNLYKCEIAFLLGVTPWVPVSEVDAATTVALARKLLLANARSGRFDQSTTGHLDRNRKNWVYERTRQGCFRCGGRLLVRTQGHDVQRRPTWFCPKDQAGPHPPQ; this is translated from the coding sequence GTGCCCGAAGGTGACACCGTCTACCTCGTCGGGAAGCGCTTCGACAAGGCACTGGCCGGCAAAACGCTGCTGCGCGGGGAGTTCCGCGTGCCCCAGCTGGCCACTGTGGACCTCGCCGGACGCGAGGTCCTCGGCGTCGGCACGGTCGGCAAGCACCTCTTCACGCGCTTCTCCGGCGACCTGACGCTCCACTCGCACCTGATGATGGACGGCATGTGGGACGTCTACGCCGCCGGCGCGAAGTGGCGGCGGCCCGGCCACCACGCCCGCGTGGTCTTCACCGCGGCCGACGTCCAGGTGATCGGCTTCCGCGTCCACGACCTCAGGATCGTCGCCACGCCGAAGGAACACGACCTCGTCGCGCACCTCGGCCCGGACCTGCTCGATCCACAGTGGACGGAAGAGCACGCGGCGCGCGCGGTGGCGAACCTGACCGCCGCACCGGAGCGCGAACTGGGGCTGGCACTGCTCGACCAGCGGGTCATGGCGGGGGTCGGGAACCTCTACAAGTGCGAGATCGCCTTCCTGCTCGGCGTCACGCCGTGGGTTCCGGTGTCCGAAGTGGACGCCGCCACCACGGTCGCGCTGGCCCGCAAGCTGTTGCTGGCCAACGCCCGCTCCGGCCGCTTCGACCAGAGCACCACCGGGCACCTCGACCGCAACCGGAAGAACTGGGTCTACGAGCGCACCCGCCAGGGCTGCTTCCGCTGCGGCGGACGGCTCCTGGTCCGCACGCAGGGCCACGACGTCCAGCGCCGGCCGACCTGGTTCTGCCCGAAGGACCAGGCCGGACCGCACCCGCCGCAGTAG
- a CDS encoding ParA family protein, with amino-acid sequence MHTVAVLSLKGGVGKTTVALGIASAALRRGTRTLVVDLDPQGNATTSLDPPFTDATLADVLETPTREMLERAIAPSVWSEDVDVLVGTEELELLNDPDADSERLANFSRALDELHREPLGELPYELVILDCPPSLGRLTKSALVAADSALIVTEPTMYAVAGAHRALEAIEKIRKDLNPRLRPIGVLVNKLRVRSYEHQFRIAELRENFGSLVMPTAITDRLAVQQAQGACSPIHEWHSPGAQEIALTFNMVLAKILRSNRAGRHRVAGEEPEGPDWPEGPAPETPEAPAEVSESAG; translated from the coding sequence GTGCACACGGTCGCCGTACTCAGCCTCAAGGGAGGCGTCGGCAAGACGACGGTCGCTCTCGGTATCGCGTCCGCCGCCTTGCGTAGGGGCACGCGAACGCTGGTGGTCGACCTCGACCCGCAGGGCAACGCCACCACCTCGCTCGACCCGCCGTTCACCGACGCCACCCTCGCGGACGTGCTCGAGACCCCGACCCGGGAGATGCTCGAACGCGCGATCGCGCCCAGCGTGTGGAGCGAGGACGTCGACGTCCTCGTCGGCACCGAAGAGCTGGAACTGCTCAACGACCCCGACGCCGACAGCGAGCGGCTGGCGAACTTCTCCCGCGCGCTCGACGAACTGCACCGCGAGCCGCTCGGCGAGCTGCCCTACGAGCTGGTGATCCTCGACTGCCCGCCGTCGCTGGGCCGGCTGACGAAGTCGGCGCTGGTCGCCGCGGACAGCGCGCTCATCGTCACCGAGCCGACCATGTACGCCGTCGCGGGCGCGCACCGGGCTCTGGAAGCGATCGAGAAGATCCGCAAGGACCTCAACCCGCGGCTGCGCCCGATCGGCGTGCTGGTGAACAAGCTGCGTGTCCGGTCCTACGAGCACCAGTTCCGGATCGCCGAGCTGCGCGAGAACTTCGGTTCGCTGGTGATGCCGACGGCGATCACCGACCGCCTGGCGGTGCAGCAGGCCCAGGGCGCGTGCAGCCCGATCCACGAATGGCACTCCCCCGGTGCCCAGGAGATCGCGCTGACGTTCAACATGGTGCTGGCGAAGATCCTGCGCTCGAACCGGGCCGGCCGCCACCGCGTCGCCGGCGAAGAGCCCGAGGGCCCGGACTGGCCAGAAGGCCCGGCGCCGGAGACGCCCGAGGCGCCCGCCGAGGTGTCCGAATCGGCGGGGTGA
- a CDS encoding methyltransferase domain-containing protein: MKTETVAARGSGAVRRVLEAELKAARARGVEHPRVVDVGGGSGGWAVPFAAAGCRVTVVEPSPNALATLQRRAEEEGVADRITVIADDSDALGRHVEAGSADLVLAHGLLEIVDDPAAVLTALATAVAPGGAVSVLVANRHASVLYRALSGRVAEARQLLESADGVVAGDTVLRRFDADGLRAQLVTAGLDVTLLQGDRVISDLVGGDVREDELADFERVAAATPALREIASRLHAVARPPA, translated from the coding sequence ATGAAGACGGAGACCGTGGCCGCCCGGGGTTCGGGCGCCGTTCGCCGGGTGCTCGAGGCCGAGCTGAAGGCCGCCCGCGCCCGGGGCGTCGAGCACCCCCGCGTCGTCGACGTGGGCGGCGGCAGCGGCGGCTGGGCGGTGCCGTTCGCGGCGGCGGGCTGCCGGGTGACGGTCGTCGAACCGAGCCCCAACGCGCTGGCCACGCTGCAGCGGCGGGCCGAGGAAGAGGGCGTCGCCGACCGGATCACGGTGATCGCGGACGACTCCGACGCGCTGGGCAGGCACGTCGAGGCCGGCTCGGCCGACCTGGTGCTGGCGCACGGCCTGCTGGAGATCGTCGACGACCCGGCGGCGGTGCTGACGGCACTGGCCACGGCGGTCGCCCCGGGCGGCGCGGTGTCGGTGCTGGTGGCCAACCGCCACGCGTCGGTCCTCTACCGGGCGCTGTCCGGCCGCGTCGCCGAAGCCCGGCAGCTGCTGGAGAGCGCGGACGGCGTGGTCGCGGGCGACACCGTGCTGCGGCGCTTCGACGCCGACGGCCTGCGCGCCCAGCTGGTGACGGCGGGCTTGGACGTGACGCTGCTGCAGGGCGACCGGGTGATCTCGGACCTGGTGGGCGGCGACGTCCGCGAAGACGAGCTGGCGGACTTCGAGCGCGTGGCGGCGGCCACCCCGGCGTTGCGGGAGATCGCGAGCCGCCTGCACGCGGTGGCGCGGCCCCCGGCCTGA
- the dinB gene encoding DNA polymerase IV, with the protein MARFRVRPGEPAPDDAGCGLLHVDMDAFFVSVELRTRPELADKPVVVSGGGPRAVVAAANYPARKFGVRSAMPFSTAKRLCPHLINIPPTSGLYGEVSRGVMGIFRELTPLVEPLSLDEAFLDVSGALRRLGATPASLGAQIRARVEAEHGITCSVGVAKVKFVAKLASGMAKPDGMVVVPAAETLAFLHPLPVSALWGVGARTEEQLKRLGLDTIADVAAFPPERLKKSLGTAIGEHLYRLAHGVDERAVVIDSPEKSIGAEHTFDVDRHDRASLGLELLRLSERVGATLRERGVRGRTVSIKVRFADFRTITRARTLMSATDVAREIHAVAVALLAEHAPTGAVRLIGVRVEGLDTGEAGEQLVFDSAAPRWRDAEVAADVARSKFGSAAVRPASLLAPREQ; encoded by the coding sequence ATGGCCCGGTTCCGCGTCCGGCCGGGGGAGCCGGCGCCGGACGACGCCGGCTGCGGGCTGCTGCACGTCGACATGGACGCGTTCTTCGTGTCCGTCGAGCTGCGCACCCGCCCCGAGCTGGCGGACAAACCGGTCGTCGTGTCGGGCGGCGGCCCCCGCGCGGTCGTGGCGGCGGCGAACTACCCGGCGCGCAAGTTCGGTGTGCGCTCGGCGATGCCGTTCTCGACCGCCAAGCGCCTCTGCCCGCACCTGATCAACATCCCGCCGACGTCGGGCCTGTACGGCGAGGTCTCCCGCGGGGTGATGGGGATCTTCCGCGAGCTGACGCCGCTGGTCGAGCCGCTGAGCCTGGATGAGGCGTTCCTGGACGTCAGCGGAGCACTGCGCCGCCTGGGCGCGACACCCGCTTCGCTGGGCGCGCAGATCCGGGCGCGGGTCGAGGCCGAGCACGGGATCACCTGCTCGGTCGGCGTGGCGAAGGTCAAGTTCGTGGCGAAGCTGGCGTCGGGGATGGCGAAGCCGGACGGCATGGTCGTCGTCCCGGCGGCGGAAACGCTGGCCTTCCTGCACCCGCTGCCGGTCTCGGCGCTGTGGGGCGTCGGCGCCCGCACGGAGGAACAGCTGAAGCGGCTCGGCCTGGACACGATCGCGGACGTGGCCGCGTTCCCGCCGGAGCGCCTGAAGAAGTCGCTGGGAACGGCGATCGGCGAGCACCTGTACCGGCTGGCGCATGGAGTCGACGAGCGCGCGGTGGTGATCGACTCCCCGGAGAAGTCGATCGGCGCCGAGCACACTTTCGACGTCGACCGCCATGACCGGGCTTCGCTGGGCCTGGAGCTGCTGAGGCTCTCCGAGCGGGTGGGGGCGACGCTGCGGGAGCGGGGCGTCCGCGGCCGCACGGTGTCGATCAAGGTGCGCTTCGCGGATTTCCGCACGATCACCCGTGCCCGCACGCTGATGTCGGCGACGGACGTGGCCCGGGAGATCCACGCGGTGGCGGTGGCGCTGCTGGCGGAGCACGCGCCGACGGGGGCGGTCAGGTTGATCGGCGTCCGCGTGGAGGGCCTGGACACGGGGGAGGCGGGCGAGCAGCTGGTGTTCGATTCCGCGGCGCCCCGCTGGCGCGACGCCGAGGTGGCGGCCGACGTGGCGAGATCGAAGTTCGGCTCGGCAGCGGTGCGGCCGGCGTCGTTGCTGGCACCGCGGGAGCAGTGA
- a CDS encoding DUF3040 domain-containing protein translates to MPLSEHEQRLLDQIERELYAEDPKFASTVRGTRLRRPARRRRIQGIALFVVGVALLVLGVVVPQFRVADIPLISVLGFLVMFFGVMLAVTSIRHAAEGDGKGGGSGARGGKQPGRRSSFTQRMEERFRQRFEEQ, encoded by the coding sequence ATGCCACTCTCCGAGCATGAGCAGCGGCTGCTCGATCAAATCGAGCGCGAGCTCTATGCCGAGGACCCCAAGTTCGCATCCACGGTGCGTGGCACCCGGTTGCGTCGCCCCGCTCGCCGACGGCGGATTCAGGGCATCGCCCTGTTCGTGGTGGGCGTGGCCCTGCTGGTGCTGGGCGTGGTGGTGCCGCAGTTCCGGGTGGCCGACATCCCGCTGATCAGCGTGCTCGGGTTCCTCGTGATGTTCTTCGGGGTCATGTTGGCCGTCACATCGATTCGGCACGCCGCCGAGGGGGACGGCAAGGGCGGTGGATCGGGCGCCCGCGGTGGCAAGCAGCCAGGGCGGCGCAGTTCCTTCACCCAGCGGATGGAAGAACGCTTCCGCCAGCGCTTCGAGGAGCAGTAG
- a CDS encoding DUF3488 and transglutaminase-like domain-containing protein — protein sequence MSTSAPPRPANRPSSQHPLSAWRSSLLAPAAAGIATLCAATSVTSVVAGLAWFGYLFVAVLLIGATGLALRSLQVPTVLVGLGQLLVLLFLITGAFTTNGILQVIPGPDAFEEIGTTLSAAAEQIRVGLPPVEGSQPILCLVTILIGLVAVLVDTLTVAAAAPAATGLVLLCVYAVPAALSEEMLPWWTFLLGGAAFAGLLAVDGNHRHRRWRTREAPGRSGKQGVLSAPVAVVSAAIVLGLFGGAITWVGTVGRIPFGASGNGAGAGSGGFGIQPFTELRGMLDQGSNRELFKVRGLGTDRRLLRAMTLDTFYPNKGWGLHDEGRSQQGVPVGPQLPAAPGDDGTGAARKIDVEPTSWRDNWLPVFGAPRVIDGAGNGYLYDQVSGTVFTTRSETPPSYVEYASLKEPTAAELRVTARVDDLPPRYTELDRVDDRVRAKTQQLIAGAGNDFDRASAIWRYFTAQNGFVYDTKTAPANDADALADFILNGKRGFCEQFASAMAVMLRVAGIPSRVAIGFTPGSQVNDYLSISTQDAHAWVEAYFGDKGWVTFDPTPLSDGRGITPPYLQAGPQDGDQPDDTQVAPSTVQSSAAPTGVPRDTGQNQQAQGPEQADPGTPDWVWALVLALLALALLATVLVIAGGRRRRPDREPAATGLSALLKNWLPLIAAALWVALLGVLTWLVAWWFSLLVVLLLAGLLGPSAARDVGRRRRLQEIVGHRPGAADAAWSELRAECADRGLPIPPSDTVRVAGQKLAAKHHLDDEGREGLRTVIGVVERSWYGGEGEGDPTLPSAFDHLRRSLHRNAPLSWKGRLFPKSLFRNRD from the coding sequence ATGAGCACCTCCGCACCCCCGCGCCCGGCGAACCGCCCGTCGTCCCAGCACCCGCTGTCGGCCTGGCGGAGCAGCCTGCTGGCGCCGGCCGCGGCCGGCATCGCGACGCTCTGCGCGGCGACGTCGGTGACCAGCGTCGTGGCCGGACTGGCCTGGTTCGGCTACCTCTTCGTCGCGGTCCTGCTGATCGGCGCGACCGGGCTGGCGCTGCGCTCGCTGCAGGTGCCGACCGTGCTGGTCGGCCTCGGCCAGCTGCTGGTGCTGCTGTTCCTCATCACCGGCGCGTTCACCACGAACGGGATCCTGCAGGTGATCCCCGGCCCGGACGCGTTCGAAGAGATCGGCACGACGCTTTCGGCCGCCGCCGAGCAGATCCGCGTCGGGCTGCCGCCGGTCGAGGGCAGCCAGCCGATCCTGTGCCTGGTGACGATCCTGATCGGCCTGGTCGCCGTCCTGGTCGACACGCTGACGGTGGCCGCCGCGGCGCCGGCCGCGACCGGGCTCGTGCTGCTCTGCGTCTACGCCGTGCCGGCCGCGCTGAGCGAGGAAATGCTGCCCTGGTGGACGTTCCTGCTCGGCGGCGCGGCCTTCGCCGGCCTGCTGGCCGTCGACGGCAACCACCGGCACCGGCGCTGGCGGACCCGTGAAGCACCCGGCCGCAGCGGCAAGCAGGGCGTGTTGTCCGCGCCGGTCGCGGTCGTCAGCGCGGCGATCGTGCTCGGCCTGTTCGGCGGCGCGATCACGTGGGTCGGCACGGTCGGGCGGATCCCCTTCGGCGCCAGCGGGAACGGCGCCGGCGCGGGCTCCGGCGGCTTCGGCATCCAGCCGTTCACCGAGCTGCGCGGGATGCTCGACCAGGGCTCCAACCGCGAGCTGTTCAAGGTCCGCGGCCTCGGCACCGACCGGCGGCTGCTGCGCGCGATGACGCTGGACACCTTCTACCCGAACAAGGGCTGGGGCCTGCACGACGAGGGCCGTTCGCAGCAGGGCGTCCCGGTCGGGCCGCAGCTGCCGGCCGCGCCGGGCGACGACGGCACCGGCGCCGCGCGCAAGATCGACGTCGAGCCGACGAGCTGGCGCGACAACTGGCTGCCGGTGTTCGGCGCGCCGCGGGTGATCGACGGTGCCGGCAACGGCTACCTCTACGACCAGGTCAGCGGCACGGTGTTCACCACGCGCAGCGAAACCCCGCCGTCGTACGTCGAATACGCGTCGCTGAAGGAGCCGACGGCCGCCGAGCTGCGCGTGACCGCGCGCGTCGACGACCTGCCGCCGCGCTACACCGAGCTCGACCGGGTCGACGACCGCGTCCGCGCGAAGACGCAGCAGCTGATCGCCGGCGCGGGCAACGACTTCGACCGCGCGTCGGCGATCTGGCGGTACTTCACGGCGCAGAACGGCTTCGTCTACGACACGAAGACCGCGCCGGCCAACGACGCGGACGCGCTCGCCGACTTCATCCTCAACGGCAAGCGCGGCTTCTGCGAGCAGTTCGCCTCGGCGATGGCCGTGATGCTGCGGGTGGCGGGCATCCCGTCGCGGGTGGCGATCGGCTTCACCCCCGGCTCGCAGGTCAACGACTACCTGTCGATCAGCACCCAGGACGCGCACGCGTGGGTCGAGGCGTACTTCGGCGACAAGGGCTGGGTGACGTTCGACCCGACCCCGCTGTCCGACGGGCGCGGCATCACCCCGCCGTACCTGCAGGCCGGCCCGCAGGACGGCGACCAGCCGGACGACACCCAGGTGGCGCCCAGCACGGTCCAGTCGAGCGCGGCGCCGACCGGCGTCCCGCGCGACACCGGGCAGAACCAGCAGGCGCAGGGCCCGGAGCAGGCCGACCCGGGCACGCCGGACTGGGTGTGGGCGCTGGTGCTGGCGCTGCTCGCGCTCGCGCTGCTGGCGACGGTCCTGGTGATCGCCGGCGGACGACGACGACGGCCGGACCGCGAACCGGCGGCCACCGGGCTGAGCGCGCTGCTCAAGAACTGGCTGCCGCTGATCGCCGCGGCGCTGTGGGTGGCGCTGCTCGGCGTGCTGACCTGGCTGGTGGCCTGGTGGTTCAGCCTGCTGGTCGTGCTGCTCCTGGCCGGGCTGCTCGGCCCCTCGGCCGCCCGCGACGTCGGCAGGCGACGGCGGCTGCAGGAGATCGTCGGCCACCGCCCGGGCGCGGCGGACGCGGCGTGGTCCGAGCTGCGCGCCGAGTGCGCTGACCGCGGGTTGCCGATTCCGCCGAGCGACACGGTCCGCGTGGCCGGCCAGAAACTGGCAGCGAAGCACCACCTGGACGACGAGGGCCGCGAGGGCCTCCGCACGGTCATCGGCGTGGTCGAGCGGTCTTGGTACGGCGGAGAAGGTGAAGGCGACCCGACGCTGCCGTCGGCGTTCGACCACCTCCGCCGGAGCCTGCACCGCAACGCGCCGCTGTCCTGGAAGGGCCGGCTCTTCCCGAAGTCCCTGTTCCGCAACCGGGACTGA
- a CDS encoding DUF58 domain-containing protein — protein sequence MLRALSGLTTRGRCLLAAGIAAAVCSFVLNERDLLRVAVFVVALPLLVAAFISATRLRIGATRTLNPQRVAVGGNGEVHLELWRSGRLPAGEILLEDGVPYALGSRPRFVVERLPHDRRVALRYPLQPVLRGVQQVGPLRATITDPFGLCEFERELIGHSRLVVVPRVVPLWGMPSGAGIGVGDDGTVRLHAGQGEADVIVRQYRQGDDLRKVHWRSTARRDEIMVRVEERPWRGGTTVLLDHRAAAHHGSGPAASLEWAVSFTASAALHLRRSGHRVRLVSEHGITLADTPGEGGDHYDNVLLDALAALQPAHQRDITLAGDPGEGQELIAVLGTVSTEAVHELTQYRPRGIRSLAVLLDTPTWSAGVSAPEQRAAATEDSAALLRASGWGVVIAGPGSPMPQVWAELSRSGARGHTLIGGQR from the coding sequence ATGCTGCGTGCCCTGTCCGGCCTGACCACCCGCGGCCGCTGCCTCCTGGCCGCGGGGATCGCGGCCGCGGTGTGCTCGTTCGTGCTCAACGAACGCGACCTGCTGCGCGTGGCGGTGTTCGTGGTGGCGCTGCCGCTGCTGGTCGCCGCGTTCATCTCGGCGACCCGGCTGCGCATCGGCGCCACCCGCACGCTGAACCCGCAGCGCGTCGCGGTCGGCGGCAACGGCGAAGTCCACCTGGAGCTGTGGCGCAGCGGCCGGCTGCCGGCCGGCGAGATCCTGCTCGAGGACGGCGTGCCGTACGCGCTGGGTTCGCGGCCGCGGTTCGTCGTCGAGCGGCTCCCGCACGACCGCCGCGTCGCGCTGCGCTACCCGCTGCAGCCGGTGCTGCGCGGGGTCCAGCAGGTCGGGCCGCTGCGCGCGACCATCACCGACCCGTTCGGGCTGTGCGAGTTCGAGCGCGAGCTGATCGGGCACTCGCGGCTGGTCGTCGTGCCCCGGGTGGTCCCGCTGTGGGGCATGCCGAGCGGCGCCGGGATCGGCGTCGGCGACGACGGCACCGTCCGGCTGCACGCCGGGCAGGGCGAGGCCGACGTCATCGTCCGCCAGTACCGCCAGGGCGACGACCTGCGGAAGGTGCACTGGCGCTCGACCGCGCGCCGCGACGAGATCATGGTGCGCGTCGAAGAACGGCCGTGGCGCGGCGGCACCACCGTGCTGCTCGACCACCGCGCCGCCGCGCACCACGGCAGCGGCCCGGCCGCCAGCCTGGAGTGGGCGGTGTCGTTCACCGCGTCGGCCGCGCTGCACCTGCGCCGGTCCGGGCACCGCGTCCGGCTGGTCAGCGAGCACGGGATCACCCTCGCCGACACCCCCGGCGAAGGCGGGGACCACTACGACAACGTCCTGCTCGACGCGCTGGCCGCGCTGCAGCCGGCACACCAGCGGGACATCACGCTGGCCGGCGACCCCGGCGAGGGCCAGGAGCTGATCGCCGTGCTCGGCACGGTCAGCACCGAAGCCGTCCACGAACTGACCCAGTACCGTCCGCGCGGCATCCGCAGCCTCGCCGTCCTGCTCGACACGCCCACCTGGTCGGCGGGGGTGAGCGCGCCCGAGCAGCGGGCCGCGGCCACCGAAGACTCGGCCGCGCTGCTGCGCGCGTCGGGCTGGGGCGTGGTCATCGCCGGGCCCGGCTCGCCGATGCCGCAGGTGTGGGCCGAGCTCAGCCGCAGCGGTGCCCGCGGCCACACGTTGATCGGCGGTCAGCGATGA
- a CDS encoding MoxR family ATPase: MTSRIQSATPGSGEQASGRPPYPAESTGNGRAAGRPARVSLDELHETARRIAANVERVLVGKPDVIRIALVTLLAEGHLLVEDVPGVGKTSLAKALARSIDCTVSRIQFTPDLLPSDVTGVSIYNRQSGEFDFRPGPVFANIVVGDEINRASPKTQSALLECMEEHQVTVDTSTYRLEEPFMVIATQNPIEMEGTYALPEAQRDRFTARVSIGYPDQQAELAMVDEHAGHNPLEELQPVSDGETVHRLIETVRNVHMAPEVRRYAVDVVAATRQVPEIRLGASPRATLHLVRAARAQAALSGRDYVVPDDLHTVAVPVLAHRLVLTTEAHAARRSATDVVRAVLHRVPVPQGSRP; encoded by the coding sequence GTGACGTCGAGAATCCAGTCTGCGACGCCCGGATCGGGCGAGCAGGCATCCGGACGGCCGCCTTACCCGGCGGAGTCCACGGGCAACGGCCGGGCCGCCGGCCGGCCCGCCAGAGTGTCGCTGGACGAGCTGCACGAAACCGCCCGCCGGATCGCCGCCAACGTCGAACGCGTGCTGGTCGGCAAGCCCGACGTCATCCGGATCGCGCTGGTCACGCTGCTCGCCGAAGGCCACCTCCTGGTCGAAGACGTCCCCGGCGTCGGGAAGACGTCGCTGGCCAAGGCGCTCGCCCGGTCGATCGACTGCACGGTCAGCCGCATCCAGTTCACCCCGGACCTGCTGCCGAGCGACGTCACCGGCGTCTCGATCTACAACCGCCAGTCCGGCGAGTTCGACTTCCGCCCCGGCCCGGTGTTCGCGAACATCGTGGTCGGCGACGAGATCAACCGCGCCTCGCCGAAGACGCAGTCGGCGCTGCTGGAGTGCATGGAAGAGCACCAGGTCACCGTCGACACCTCGACCTACCGCCTCGAAGAGCCGTTCATGGTCATCGCGACCCAGAACCCGATCGAGATGGAAGGCACCTACGCCCTCCCCGAGGCCCAGCGCGACCGCTTCACCGCGCGCGTCTCCATCGGCTACCCCGACCAGCAGGCCGAGCTGGCCATGGTCGACGAGCACGCCGGCCACAACCCCCTCGAAGAGCTGCAGCCGGTGTCCGACGGCGAGACCGTGCACCGCCTGATCGAGACGGTCCGCAACGTGCACATGGCGCCGGAGGTCCGCCGGTACGCCGTCGACGTCGTCGCGGCCACCCGGCAGGTCCCGGAGATCCGCCTCGGCGCCTCCCCGCGGGCCACGCTGCACCTGGTCCGCGCGGCGCGGGCGCAGGCGGCGCTGTCGGGCCGCGACTACGTCGTCCCGGACGACCTGCACACGGTCGCGGTTCCGGTGCTGGCGCACCGCCTGGTGCTGACCACCGAGGCCCACGCGGCGCGGCGGTCGGCGACCGACGTCGTGCGCGCGGTGCTGCACCGGGTCCCGGTGCCGCAGGGCTCCCGTCCCTAG
- a CDS encoding DUF3558 domain-containing protein produces MRLLGVPVALVVLAGCAQTSPRTEIGHTTSTPASSTPPVAWTGLAAMDPCTLLSPQDRSSAGVSVLGKPKEIAGARACDWTVPGAFGVTVTLSETDGLADLEVAKKTATKTTVGSHPALKVMDKKAADGTCAVLLGVGDAASVQIDVSNTGFSDTPLACRRAGTVAGLVEPKLP; encoded by the coding sequence ATGCGACTGCTGGGGGTCCCGGTCGCGCTGGTGGTGCTCGCCGGCTGCGCGCAGACCTCGCCGCGAACCGAGATCGGCCACACCACGTCGACCCCGGCGTCGTCGACGCCGCCCGTCGCGTGGACCGGCCTGGCCGCGATGGACCCGTGCACCTTGCTCAGCCCCCAGGACCGCTCGAGCGCCGGGGTGAGCGTGCTCGGCAAGCCCAAGGAGATCGCGGGCGCCCGCGCGTGCGACTGGACCGTGCCCGGCGCCTTCGGCGTCACCGTGACCCTCAGCGAGACCGACGGCCTGGCCGACCTCGAAGTCGCGAAGAAGACCGCGACGAAGACGACGGTCGGCAGCCACCCGGCGCTGAAGGTGATGGACAAGAAGGCCGCCGACGGCACCTGCGCCGTGCTGCTCGGGGTCGGCGACGCGGCCAGCGTCCAGATCGACGTCAGCAACACCGGTTTTTCGGACACCCCGCTCGCGTGCCGCCGCGCGGGCACGGTGGCCGGCCTGGTGGAACCGAAACTGCCCTGA
- a CDS encoding PPE domain-containing protein has protein sequence MAAEVEAGNDPVAAGEAGARWDGLAKRLQESTAELAGLITSSRENWRGGAGDAARAALGRAADWLSHSAAVSASVGRAVGAQAEAAARARADMPPPVGYDPASMIRDAASSGNLQVLAGLSDELAVRRAEAEAARQKAIDVMRTRDAALHGHVPAETFPAAPSLGQA, from the coding sequence ATGGCCGCGGAGGTCGAGGCGGGCAACGACCCGGTCGCCGCGGGCGAGGCGGGCGCGCGCTGGGACGGGCTGGCGAAACGGCTGCAGGAGTCGACCGCCGAACTGGCCGGGCTGATCACGTCGTCGCGGGAGAACTGGCGGGGCGGCGCGGGCGACGCGGCGCGGGCGGCCCTCGGCCGGGCCGCGGACTGGCTTTCGCACTCCGCCGCCGTCTCGGCTTCGGTCGGCCGCGCGGTCGGCGCGCAGGCGGAGGCGGCGGCGCGGGCTCGGGCCGACATGCCGCCGCCGGTGGGCTACGACCCGGCGTCGATGATCCGGGACGCGGCTTCGTCGGGGAACCTGCAGGTCCTGGCAGGACTGTCGGACGAGCTGGCGGTCCGCCGCGCCGAGGCGGAAGCCGCGCGGCAGAAGGCGATCGACGTGATGCGCACCCGCGACGCGGCGCTGCACGGCCACGTGCCGGCCGAGACGTTCCCCGCCGCGCCGTCGCTGGGGCAGGCTTGA
- a CDS encoding ESX secretion-associated protein EspG has translation MIRVSASAFDILWTDLGHDRPPEPLSVRSVGGTEEERAEVRKAVYDNLAERGLYDGSALEPALTERLALLASAEVFVACEAMVDMTAEAPFRAVTAVRGRRGVLATQPEQTIALAAIRDAELCTAIIDVLPELTAGPGYGVSLPASSLAGSVEDPVFSSRGAASAASSAQLREVLAIQARPVYSAGSFSVSRRGPSGRVARVGGLSWFDTDVGAYCATKTPGRGGQDWVNVTPVDSTRLAARVASLLTPED, from the coding sequence TTGATCCGCGTCTCGGCGTCGGCGTTCGACATCCTGTGGACCGACCTCGGCCACGACCGCCCGCCGGAGCCGCTGAGCGTCCGCAGCGTCGGCGGCACCGAGGAGGAACGCGCCGAGGTCCGCAAGGCGGTGTACGACAACCTGGCCGAGCGCGGGCTCTACGACGGTTCTGCGCTGGAGCCGGCGTTGACGGAGCGGCTCGCGCTGCTCGCCTCGGCGGAGGTCTTCGTGGCGTGCGAAGCGATGGTGGACATGACGGCGGAAGCCCCGTTCCGCGCGGTGACGGCGGTCCGCGGCCGCCGGGGCGTCCTGGCGACCCAGCCGGAGCAGACGATCGCACTGGCGGCCATCCGCGACGCCGAGCTGTGCACGGCGATCATCGACGTCCTCCCGGAGCTGACGGCCGGCCCGGGGTACGGGGTGAGCCTGCCGGCGTCGTCCTTGGCGGGCTCGGTGGAGGACCCGGTGTTCTCTTCCCGCGGCGCGGCTTCGGCGGCTTCGTCGGCTCAGCTGCGGGAGGTGCTGGCGATCCAGGCGCGCCCGGTGTACTCGGCGGGGTCGTTCAGCGTGAGCCGCCGTGGCCCGTCGGGGAGGGTGGCGCGGGTGGGCGGGCTGTCGTGGTTCGACACGGACGTGGGCGCGTATTGCGCGACGAAGACGCCGGGGCGGGGCGGGCAGGACTGGGTGAACGTGACCCCGGTGGACAGCACCCGCCTGGCGGCGCGGGTCGCGTCACTGCTCACTCCGGAGGACTGA